One window of the Halictus rubicundus isolate RS-2024b chromosome 6, iyHalRubi1_principal, whole genome shotgun sequence genome contains the following:
- the LOC143355220 gene encoding UDP-glucosyltransferase 2-like translates to MSRLTICVLLVAFSSIAAGARILAVYPYPSRSHQMVFRALSSELVKHGHEMVVFTAYPADDLVLANYTEIDLSILVRKWNSVVNYVDFAKSGVFTFLEAIIDHGGVVSDIVLSHPAMQNILAPNSTEKFDLIVMQQMFYDALYALPVRLNVPMIGVCTSHIFFQHHIQFGNELLTPYGLDPVTGYPMTNFWHRFYEAYTNVLAGAQYFYRCLPMQDKVLRKHFGDTMPPIEKLSDRFELLLVNSHPFLTDPRPMVPGIVQIGGCRFLESSKNKTLPQDLKTILDNAKNGFIYFSLGSNVKVKQFSNVLITAMLSAFAELPYTIIWKSEIDVEDKPENVIIRNWFPQQEILSHPNILLFIFQGGMQSLEEAIEHIVPMLGIPVFADQYANVQMLKRRGVAEDVQMSELTKETFKRAILKVILNPSYKENVRKLSDLLRDLPHHPMELAIWWIEHVIRHKGAKHLRCRARDMSFFKLLHLDIIAVVFALFVLLLSSLFFGLRFVYRQTRRFVKQSTHKSLKKD, encoded by the exons ATGTCGCGCCTAACTATATGTGTTCTACTCGTTGCATTTTCATCGATCGCTGCTGGAGCCAGGATCTTAGCTGTCTACCCGTATCCATCTCGCAGTCATCAG ATGGTTTTTCGAGCACTGTCGTCAGAGTTGGTGAAACATGGACACGAGATGGTTGTTTTCACAGCTTACCCCGCGGATGATCTAGTATTAGCCAATTACACAGAAATTGACCTAAGCATCTTGGTCCGAAAATGGAACAGCGTCGTGAATTACGTGGATTTTGCGAAGAGTGGCGTGTTTACGTTCCTTGAAGCAATAATAGACCACGGAGGGGTGGTCAGCGACATAGTGCTCTCTCATCCAGCGATGCAAAATATTTTAGCACCGAATAGCACTGAAAAATTCGACCTGATCGTGATGCAACAGATGTTCTACGATGCTCTGTATGCACTGCCGGTTCGACTAAACGTGCCCATGATCGGAGTGTGTACGTCTCACATATTTTTCCAGCACCACATTCAATTTG GGAATGAGTTACTGACGCCTTACGGGTTAGATCCAGTGACTGGATATCCGATGACGAATTTCTGGCATCGATTCTACGAAGCGTATACGAATGTCCTAGCGGGGGCACAATATTTCTACAGATGTTTACCGATGCAGGACAAAGTGTTGCGCAAGCATTTCGGCGACACTATGCCGCCTATTGAAAAACTGTCGGACCGTTTCGAGCTCTTGTTGGTCAACAGTCATCCGTTCCTCACGGATCCTAGGCCGATGGTTCCTGGAATCGTGCAAATCGGTGGGTGCCGTTTCTTGGAATCCTCGAAAAACAAGACTCTGCCGCAG GATCTGAAAACCATTCTAGACAACGCGAAGAACGGTTTCATCTACTTCAGCTTGGGTTCGAACGTGAAAGTGAAACAGTTTTCCAATGTATTGATAACCGCCATGTTGTCGGCGTTCGCGGAGCTGCCGTACACAATCATTTGGAAGTCCGAGATCGACGTCGAGGACAAGCCTGAGAACGTGATCATTCGAAACTGGTTTCCGCAGCAGGAAATTCTCT CGCATCCGAACATCCTGTTGTTCATATTCCAAGGCGGCATGCAGAGCCTAGAGGAGGCAATCGAACACATCGTTCCGATGCTAGGTATACCGGTCTTCGCCGATCAGTATGCGAACGTACAAATGCTGAAGAGACGTGGCGTGGCGGAGGATGTCCAAATGTCCGAGCTGACGAAGGAGACGTTCAAACGAGCCATCctgaaagtaattttaaatcCAAG TTACAAAGAAAACGTCAGGAAGCTTAGTGACTTGTTGCGCGACCTGCCGCACCACCCGATGGAGCTCGCTATATGGTGGATAGAGCACGTTATTCGTCACAAAGGGGCGAAGCATCTTCGTTGCAGGGCGAGGGACATGTCGTTCTTCAAGCTGCTGCACTTGGACATCATCGCCGTTGTGTTTGCCCTTTTCGTTCTCCTCCTTAGCTCGTTGTTTTTCGGTCTACGGTTCGTTTACAGGCAGACCAGGCGGTTCGTCAAACAAAGCACCCACAAGTCTTTGAAAAAAGATTAG